One Streptomyces sp. NBC_00223 genomic window carries:
- a CDS encoding chitinase — protein sequence MNRLKALGSGVAAAALAIAGLGTAAALGTSPASGATVSASALSNNWYAAAPYLMPLDNNPPSAAAIMDASGLKAFQLAFILAPNGGGCTPTWDGTAAVSSDTAVANVISAIRAKGGDVSVSIGGYGGTKLGQACSDSASTAAAYQQVITKYQLHAIDFDLEEPEYENTAAVAHEIGAAKILQQNNPGLYVSVTTAGTAAGTGWFGQQMLNEAKAQGFTPNNFSIMPFDGGFNGAASQTSALTAFNGLLKTTFGWDTATAYAHEGFSGMNGRSDSGEYFYQADFQTVLDYATSHGMGRFTFWSLNRDRPCDPPNNGTTSGTCSSVAQAPWDFAKYSVKFAGATPPVTNPPTTPPTTPPTGACVVAEWTASAIYVGGNEVAHKGHKWKAQWWTTNEEPGTTGQWGVWVDEGPC from the coding sequence GTGAACCGTCTGAAAGCACTCGGCTCGGGCGTGGCAGCCGCCGCCCTGGCCATCGCCGGGCTCGGCACCGCAGCCGCGCTCGGTACCAGCCCGGCCAGCGGCGCCACGGTGTCGGCGAGCGCCCTGAGCAACAACTGGTACGCCGCCGCCCCGTATCTGATGCCGCTGGACAACAACCCGCCGAGCGCCGCGGCCATCATGGACGCCAGCGGCCTCAAGGCGTTCCAGCTGGCCTTCATCCTCGCGCCCAACGGCGGCGGCTGCACCCCGACCTGGGACGGCACCGCGGCGGTCTCCTCGGACACCGCGGTCGCCAATGTCATCTCGGCGATCCGCGCCAAGGGCGGTGACGTCTCGGTCTCCATCGGCGGCTACGGCGGCACCAAGCTCGGCCAGGCGTGTTCCGACTCCGCCTCGACGGCCGCCGCGTACCAGCAGGTCATCACCAAGTACCAGCTGCACGCCATCGACTTCGACCTGGAGGAGCCGGAGTACGAGAACACCGCCGCCGTCGCCCACGAGATCGGCGCGGCCAAGATCCTCCAGCAGAACAACCCCGGCCTCTACGTCTCGGTCACCACCGCGGGCACCGCGGCCGGCACCGGCTGGTTCGGGCAGCAGATGCTCAACGAGGCCAAGGCGCAGGGCTTCACGCCCAACAACTTCTCCATCATGCCCTTCGACGGCGGCTTCAACGGGGCGGCCTCGCAGACCAGCGCGCTCACCGCGTTCAACGGCCTGCTCAAGACCACCTTCGGCTGGGACACCGCCACCGCGTACGCCCACGAGGGCTTCTCCGGCATGAACGGCCGCAGCGACTCGGGCGAGTACTTCTACCAGGCGGACTTCCAGACCGTGCTGGACTACGCCACCAGCCACGGCATGGGCCGCTTCACCTTCTGGTCGCTCAACCGCGACCGCCCGTGCGACCCGCCGAACAACGGCACCACGTCCGGCACGTGCAGCAGCGTCGCCCAGGCGCCCTGGGACTTCGCCAAGTACTCGGTGAAGTTCGCCGGTGCCACCCCGCCGGTCACCAACCCGCCGACCACGCCGCCCACCACCCCGCCGACCGGCGCGTGCGTCGTCGCGGAGTGGACCGCGAGCGCGATCTACGTCGGCGGCAACGAGGTGGCCCACAAGGGTCACAAGTGGAAGGCCCAGTGGTGGACCACCAACGAGGAGCCCGGAACGACCGGCCAGTGGGGTGTCTGGGTCGACGAGGGGCCCTGCTGA
- a CDS encoding SAM-dependent methyltransferase produces MTDRPSWAPQGIDLSVPSVSRIYDYFLGGSHNFEVDREAARVALKSMPGAPKISQANRAVMRRAVHFAVDRGVTQFLDIGSGIPTFGNVHEVAQAVSPGARVVYVDNDPVAVAHSRAVLDGVENATVAAADLRDPESVLDHAETRRMLDFDRPIALMLVAVVHFLHDDDRPGEIIAALRDRLAPGSVLVITHATMETGPMPSAQRGVQAVYQRTGTPLIMRDRTELERLFTGFEIVEPGVVPLPYWRPDTPPSDEDDPAVLHGLAGVGLKA; encoded by the coding sequence GTGACCGACCGTCCCTCCTGGGCCCCGCAGGGCATCGACCTCAGCGTGCCCAGTGTGTCCCGGATCTACGACTACTTCCTCGGCGGTTCGCACAACTTCGAGGTCGACCGGGAGGCCGCCCGCGTCGCGCTGAAGTCCATGCCGGGCGCCCCCAAGATCAGCCAGGCCAACCGCGCGGTCATGCGCCGCGCCGTGCACTTCGCGGTGGACCGGGGTGTCACCCAGTTCCTGGACATCGGTTCCGGCATCCCGACCTTCGGCAATGTGCACGAGGTGGCCCAGGCCGTCAGCCCCGGCGCCCGGGTGGTCTACGTCGACAACGACCCGGTCGCCGTCGCCCACAGCCGCGCGGTCCTCGACGGGGTCGAGAACGCCACCGTCGCCGCCGCCGACCTGCGCGACCCCGAGTCGGTGCTCGACCACGCCGAGACCCGCCGGATGCTGGACTTCGACCGGCCGATCGCGCTCATGCTGGTGGCCGTCGTGCACTTCCTGCACGACGACGACCGCCCCGGCGAGATCATCGCCGCCCTGCGCGACCGGCTGGCCCCCGGCAGCGTCCTGGTGATCACCCACGCCACCATGGAGACCGGCCCCATGCCCTCGGCGCAGCGTGGGGTCCAGGCCGTCTACCAGCGCACCGGCACCCCGCTGATCATGCGCGACCGCACGGAGCTGGAACGTCTCTTCACGGGCTTCGAGATCGTCGAGCCGGGCGTCGTCCCGCTGCCGTACTGGCGGCCCGACACCCCGCCGAGCGACGAGGACGACCCCGCCGTGCTCCACGGCCTCGCCGGTGTGGGGCTGAAGGCGTGA
- a CDS encoding putative bifunctional diguanylate cyclase/phosphodiesterase gives MNAGPATAGGTQTGVRPGPDDSLRRFAAIWSRAIYPVTATSMTRAEFEDHLLPLARVLSQALRARPFDPRAAVPVGAALVAAHCTDPEALPSILGVIDAYLVLYCPPGPELPTDESQARCSRLQHAVAVGFSQALRERTLYEQESLSRAALAAQAEAERALAASEARFRAVFEGAAVGIGIADLDGHVLEANESLTRMFGSEAHIMRRNVGDWVHPDNAPGTRALNGELIRGERDGYHIEKAYTRADGSVLWANLQVSLLRDAAGEPQYQLALLEDITERRGLLRRLRHQATHDALTGLPNRAMFFERLDHALDDSSDIGRIGVCYLDLDGFKAVNDSLGHAVGDQLLVAVAERLQSCLTSPDQLVARIGGDEFVALYTDPPGLREVTALADRILDALSAPVAVDGRELLVHGSIGIVHGPVGSRAAADVLRSADITMYRAKELGGNRYEVADPVADARAITRHGLTNRLPGALERGEFFVEYQPLIGLGDGAVLGAEALVRWSHPVHGVLGPDQFIPLAENTGQIVPLGRWVLEQAAAQARKWQREHDEGHAPRVNVNLSPIQLHHPDLVAEVARVLDETGLPPGSLCLEVTESALIGADEDSLKPLRRIADLGVEIALDDFGTGYSNLSSLRWLPVSVLKLDRAFTLGMRRSPADPVDLKIVEGIVSLAHGLGLTVTVEGVETRTQADHLRDLGCDTGQGWYYARPGPPERLHTLTLADAI, from the coding sequence GTGAACGCCGGGCCGGCCACGGCCGGTGGTACCCAGACCGGAGTCCGCCCGGGCCCGGACGACAGTCTGCGCCGATTCGCCGCCATCTGGAGCCGGGCGATCTACCCGGTGACCGCCACCTCGATGACCCGCGCGGAGTTCGAGGACCATCTGCTGCCGCTGGCCCGGGTGCTCAGCCAGGCGCTGCGGGCCAGACCGTTCGACCCCCGGGCCGCCGTACCGGTCGGTGCCGCGCTGGTCGCCGCGCACTGCACCGACCCCGAGGCGCTGCCCAGCATCCTCGGCGTCATCGACGCCTATCTGGTGCTCTACTGCCCGCCCGGGCCGGAACTGCCCACCGACGAGAGCCAGGCCCGCTGCTCACGGCTCCAGCACGCGGTGGCCGTCGGCTTCTCCCAGGCACTGCGGGAGCGCACCTTGTACGAGCAGGAGTCCCTGTCGCGCGCCGCGCTCGCCGCCCAGGCCGAGGCCGAACGCGCCCTCGCCGCCAGCGAGGCCCGCTTCCGCGCGGTCTTCGAGGGCGCCGCCGTCGGCATCGGCATCGCCGACCTCGACGGACACGTCCTGGAGGCCAACGAGTCGCTGACCCGGATGTTCGGCTCCGAGGCGCACATCATGCGGCGCAACGTCGGCGACTGGGTCCACCCCGACAACGCCCCCGGCACCCGCGCCCTGAACGGCGAGCTGATCCGCGGCGAGCGCGACGGCTACCACATCGAGAAGGCGTACACCCGGGCCGACGGCTCGGTGCTGTGGGCCAACCTCCAGGTGTCGCTGCTGCGCGACGCGGCGGGCGAACCGCAGTACCAACTGGCGCTCCTGGAGGACATCACCGAGCGCCGGGGTCTGCTGCGGCGGCTGCGCCACCAGGCCACCCACGACGCGCTCACCGGGCTGCCCAACCGGGCGATGTTCTTCGAACGCCTCGACCACGCGCTCGACGACTCCAGCGACATCGGCCGGATCGGCGTCTGCTACCTCGACCTGGACGGCTTCAAGGCGGTCAACGACAGCCTCGGCCACGCGGTCGGCGACCAGCTGCTGGTGGCCGTCGCCGAACGCCTCCAGAGCTGCCTGACCTCGCCCGACCAACTGGTCGCGCGGATCGGCGGCGACGAGTTCGTCGCCCTCTACACCGACCCGCCGGGCCTGCGCGAGGTCACCGCCCTCGCCGACCGCATCCTGGACGCGCTCAGTGCCCCGGTCGCGGTCGACGGCCGCGAACTGCTCGTGCACGGCAGCATCGGCATCGTGCACGGGCCGGTCGGCTCGCGGGCCGCCGCGGATGTGCTGCGCAGCGCGGACATCACGATGTACCGGGCCAAGGAGCTGGGCGGCAACCGTTACGAGGTCGCCGACCCGGTGGCCGACGCCCGCGCCATCACCCGGCACGGCCTGACCAACCGGCTGCCCGGCGCCCTGGAGCGCGGCGAGTTCTTCGTCGAGTACCAGCCGCTGATCGGCCTCGGCGACGGCGCGGTGCTCGGCGCGGAGGCGCTGGTGCGCTGGAGCCATCCGGTGCACGGGGTGCTCGGCCCCGACCAGTTCATACCGCTGGCCGAGAACACCGGTCAGATCGTGCCGCTCGGCCGGTGGGTGCTCGAACAGGCCGCCGCCCAGGCCCGCAAGTGGCAGCGCGAACACGACGAGGGCCACGCGCCGCGGGTCAACGTCAACCTCTCGCCCATCCAGCTGCACCACCCCGACCTGGTCGCCGAGGTCGCCCGGGTGCTGGACGAGACCGGGCTGCCGCCGGGCTCGCTGTGCCTGGAGGTCACCGAGAGCGCGCTGATCGGCGCCGACGAGGACTCGCTCAAGCCGCTGCGGCGGATCGCCGACCTGGGCGTCGAGATCGCCCTGGACGACTTCGGCACCGGCTACTCCAACCTCTCCTCGCTGCGCTGGCTGCCGGTCAGCGTCCTCAAACTCGACCGCGCCTTCACCCTCGGCATGCGCCGCTCGCCCGCCGATCCGGTGGACCTCAAGATCGTGGAGGGCATCGTCTCGCTCGCGCACGGCCTGGGGCTGACGGTCACCGTCGAGGGCGTCGAGACCAGGACACAGGCCGACCATCTGCGGGACCTCGGCTGCGACACGGGCCAGGGCTGGTACTACGCGCGCCCCGGCCCCCCGGAACGCCTCCACACCCTCACCCTCGCCGACGCGATCTGA
- a CDS encoding SLC13 family permease, whose amino-acid sequence MNAPAAETLSAAALLLVLAFAVLRPYGRPEAAAAVPAAVLLTAVGAVSPSAAWAQIKELAPVVGFLAAVLVLAELCADDGLFTAAGGAVARFCRDEPRRLLAGVFAVAALVTAVLSLDATVVLLTPVVIATAARAGARPRPHVYACAHLANSGSLLLPVSNLTNLLAFTAAGVSFTRFAVLMAVPWLLAVGIEYAVFRRFFAADLAVTEHPPERDEPPAVPVFTLVVLVLTLAGFALTSLAGLNPAWAALAGALVLAVRALRRRRTTVRGLVAAAGPLFCLFVLALGVVVKAVVDNGLGDAARHLLPDGSGLPALLTIAAFAAVLANVINNLPAVLALLPIAAAGGPGPVLAVLIGVNLGPNLGYAGSLATLLWRRVLREHGTDASLRTFTRLGLLTVPPTLLASTVGLWAALRLTGT is encoded by the coding sequence CTGAACGCCCCCGCAGCCGAGACCCTCTCCGCCGCCGCCCTTCTGCTCGTTCTCGCCTTCGCCGTACTCCGCCCGTACGGCCGGCCGGAGGCGGCCGCCGCGGTCCCGGCGGCCGTCCTGCTCACCGCCGTCGGCGCGGTGTCGCCGTCCGCCGCCTGGGCCCAGATCAAGGAACTCGCCCCGGTCGTCGGCTTCCTCGCCGCCGTCCTGGTCCTGGCCGAACTCTGCGCCGACGACGGCCTGTTCACCGCCGCGGGCGGCGCCGTCGCGCGGTTCTGCCGCGACGAGCCGCGGCGCCTGCTCGCCGGGGTCTTCGCCGTCGCGGCGCTGGTCACCGCGGTCCTCAGCCTGGACGCGACCGTCGTCCTGCTCACCCCCGTGGTCATCGCCACCGCCGCCCGGGCCGGCGCCCGGCCCCGCCCGCACGTCTACGCCTGCGCCCACCTGGCCAACTCGGGCTCGCTGCTGCTGCCCGTCTCCAACCTGACGAACCTGCTCGCCTTCACCGCGGCCGGTGTGTCGTTCACCCGGTTCGCGGTGCTCATGGCGGTGCCGTGGCTGCTGGCCGTCGGCATCGAGTACGCCGTCTTCCGCCGCTTCTTCGCCGCCGACCTCGCCGTCACCGAGCACCCGCCCGAGCGCGACGAGCCGCCCGCCGTACCGGTCTTCACCCTGGTGGTGCTCGTCCTCACACTGGCCGGCTTCGCGCTCACCTCGCTCGCCGGACTCAACCCGGCCTGGGCGGCGCTGGCCGGCGCGCTGGTGCTGGCCGTACGGGCACTGCGCCGCCGCCGGACCACCGTACGCGGTCTGGTGGCCGCCGCCGGGCCGCTGTTCTGCCTGTTCGTGCTCGCCCTGGGCGTCGTGGTCAAGGCCGTCGTCGACAACGGGCTCGGCGACGCCGCGCGACACCTCCTGCCGGACGGCAGCGGGCTGCCCGCGCTGCTGACGATCGCCGCGTTCGCCGCCGTACTGGCCAATGTGATCAACAACCTGCCCGCCGTACTGGCGCTGCTCCCGATCGCCGCCGCGGGCGGCCCGGGACCCGTGCTCGCGGTCCTGATCGGGGTGAACCTCGGCCCCAACCTCGGCTACGCGGGCTCGCTGGCCACCCTGCTGTGGCGCCGGGTGCTGCGCGAGCACGGCACGGACGCCTCACTGCGCACCTTCACCCGGCTCGGCCTGCTCACCGTGCCGCCGACGCTGCTCGCGTCCACGGTGGGGCTGTGGGCCGCCCTGCGTCTCACCGGGACCTAG
- a CDS encoding acyl-CoA dehydrogenase family protein: MPQQAPQPVLRQLPTEEARDLLALTREMAQREIAPAAAAEEDAGHFPRETFRVIGRAGLLGLPYSEEYGGGGQPYEVYLQVLEELAAARLTVGLGVSVHTLACHALAGFGSKEQRADHLPGMLGGEQLGAYCLSEPTSGSDAASLRTKAVRDGDTWTLDGTKAWITHGGVADFYTVLARSGGEGARGISAYLVPGDAPGLSAAAPERKMGMKGSPTAQVNFDAVSVPDARRIGEEGQGFAIALSALDSGRLGIAACAIGVAQAALDAALAYVMERRQFARPIADFQGLRFMLADMATRTEAGRALYLTAARLRDAGLPFSRQAAMAKLFCTDTAMQVTTDAVQLLGGYGYTADFPVERYMREAKVLQIVEGTNQIQRMVIARHLVGPESRDA, translated from the coding sequence ATGCCGCAGCAAGCCCCGCAGCCGGTTCTCCGGCAACTGCCCACCGAGGAAGCCCGCGACCTGCTGGCGCTCACCCGTGAGATGGCCCAGCGGGAGATCGCCCCCGCCGCGGCCGCCGAGGAGGACGCCGGGCACTTCCCGCGCGAGACCTTCCGCGTGATCGGCCGGGCCGGCCTGCTCGGCCTGCCGTACTCCGAGGAGTACGGCGGCGGCGGACAGCCGTACGAGGTCTATCTCCAGGTGCTCGAAGAGCTGGCCGCGGCCCGGCTGACGGTCGGGCTCGGGGTGAGCGTCCACACGCTGGCGTGCCACGCCCTGGCCGGCTTCGGCTCCAAGGAGCAGCGGGCCGACCACCTGCCCGGCATGCTCGGCGGCGAGCAGCTGGGCGCGTACTGCCTGTCGGAGCCCACCTCCGGCTCCGACGCGGCGAGCCTGCGCACCAAGGCCGTGCGCGACGGCGACACCTGGACCCTTGACGGCACCAAGGCGTGGATCACCCACGGCGGCGTCGCCGACTTCTACACCGTGCTGGCCCGCAGCGGCGGCGAGGGCGCGCGCGGCATCTCGGCGTATCTCGTACCGGGCGACGCGCCGGGTCTGTCCGCGGCCGCGCCCGAGCGGAAGATGGGCATGAAGGGTTCGCCGACCGCCCAGGTGAACTTCGACGCGGTGAGCGTGCCCGACGCCCGGCGGATCGGCGAGGAGGGGCAGGGCTTCGCCATCGCGCTGTCCGCCCTGGACTCCGGCCGGCTCGGGATCGCGGCCTGCGCGATCGGCGTGGCCCAGGCGGCGCTGGACGCGGCGCTCGCCTACGTCATGGAACGCCGGCAGTTCGCCCGGCCGATCGCCGACTTCCAGGGGCTGCGCTTCATGCTCGCCGACATGGCGACGAGGACCGAGGCGGGCCGCGCGCTCTATCTGACGGCGGCCCGGCTGCGGGACGCGGGCCTGCCCTTCTCCCGGCAGGCCGCGATGGCCAAGCTCTTCTGCACCGACACCGCGATGCAGGTGACCACCGACGCCGTACAGCTGCTCGGCGGCTACGGCTACACCGCGGACTTCCCCGTCGAGCGCTACATGCGCGAGGCGAAGGTGCTGCAGATCGTCGAGGGCACCAACCAGATCCAGCGGATGGTCATCGCCCGCCACCTGGTGGGACCGGAGTCCAGGGACGCGTAG
- a CDS encoding FAD-binding protein: MMRTNWAGNLTFSAQRVHRPAHLDELRALVAGSPRVKALGSGHSFSDVADTDGVLIDVAALPARIDIDSAAATVRVAAGVRYAELAAELWAHGFALPNLASLPHISVAGSVATGTHGSGDANGGLGTSVRALELVTADGDIRAFSREEEPDLFEGAVVSLGALGVVTHLTLDVVPAFRIRQRVRTGLELADATAHFDAITGAAYSVSLFTDWRAPRFTQVWLKQLDGAPDPELPWTAPATGPLHPVPGADPVHCTAQDGLPGPWHERLPHFRPGFTPSSGEELQSEYLVPRAHALAALDALSGLREAIAPVLQICEVRTVAADRLWLSPAYGRDTVGLHFTWVKDPVSVTPVLARVEAALAPFEPRPHWGKLFTTDPGRVRDAYPRMADFRALAERTDPAGKFTNAFLRRVLHP; the protein is encoded by the coding sequence ATGATGCGAACCAACTGGGCGGGAAATCTCACCTTTTCGGCGCAGCGGGTGCACCGCCCCGCGCACCTGGACGAACTGCGCGCGCTGGTCGCGGGCAGCCCCCGGGTCAAGGCCCTCGGCAGCGGCCACTCCTTCAGCGACGTCGCCGACACCGACGGCGTCCTGATCGACGTCGCCGCCCTGCCCGCGCGGATCGACATCGACAGCGCCGCGGCCACCGTCCGGGTCGCCGCCGGAGTGCGCTACGCCGAACTCGCCGCCGAACTCTGGGCCCACGGCTTCGCGCTGCCCAACCTGGCGTCCCTGCCGCACATTTCGGTGGCCGGCTCGGTGGCCACCGGCACGCACGGCTCCGGCGACGCCAACGGCGGCCTGGGCACCTCGGTCCGCGCCCTCGAACTCGTCACCGCCGACGGCGACATCCGCGCCTTCAGCCGCGAGGAGGAGCCCGACCTCTTCGAAGGGGCCGTGGTCTCCCTCGGCGCCCTGGGCGTCGTCACCCACCTCACGCTCGATGTCGTCCCCGCCTTCCGGATCCGCCAACGGGTCCGTACCGGCCTCGAACTCGCCGACGCCACCGCGCACTTCGACGCGATCACCGGGGCCGCGTACAGCGTCAGCCTCTTCACCGACTGGCGGGCGCCGCGCTTCACGCAGGTGTGGCTCAAGCAGCTCGACGGGGCCCCCGACCCCGAACTTCCCTGGACCGCGCCCGCCACCGGGCCGCTGCACCCCGTCCCCGGCGCGGACCCCGTGCACTGCACCGCGCAGGACGGCCTGCCCGGCCCCTGGCACGAGCGGCTGCCGCACTTCCGGCCCGGTTTCACGCCCAGCAGCGGCGAGGAGTTGCAGTCCGAGTACCTGGTGCCCCGCGCGCACGCCCTGGCCGCCCTGGACGCGCTCTCCGGGCTGCGCGAGGCCATCGCCCCGGTGCTCCAGATCTGCGAGGTCCGTACGGTCGCCGCCGACCGGCTGTGGCTGAGCCCCGCGTACGGGCGGGACACCGTGGGACTGCACTTCACCTGGGTCAAGGACCCGGTCTCGGTCACCCCGGTGCTGGCCCGGGTCGAGGCCGCCCTCGCGCCCTTCGAGCCGCGGCCGCACTGGGGCAAGCTCTTCACCACCGACCCCGGGCGGGTGCGCGACGCCTACCCTCGGATGGCCGACTTCCGGGCACTGGCCGAACGGACCGACCCGGCGGGGAAGTTCACCAACGCCTTCCTGCGGCGGGTGCTGCACCCGTGA
- a CDS encoding Lrp/AsnC family transcriptional regulator translates to MEELDRHIVELLVADGRMSYTDLGKATGLSTSAVHQRVRRLEQRGVIRGYAALIDPESVGLSLTAFISVKPFDPSAPDDIADRLADIAEIEACHSVAGDENYILKVRVATPIELEHLLGRIRSQAGVSTRTTVVLSTAYEARPPHI, encoded by the coding sequence GTGGAGGAGCTGGACCGGCACATCGTGGAACTTCTCGTCGCCGACGGGCGGATGAGCTACACCGACCTGGGCAAGGCCACGGGCCTGTCCACCTCGGCGGTGCACCAGCGCGTGCGCAGACTGGAGCAGCGCGGGGTGATCCGGGGCTACGCCGCCCTGATCGACCCCGAGTCGGTCGGCCTCTCGCTCACCGCGTTCATCTCGGTCAAGCCCTTCGACCCCAGCGCCCCCGACGACATCGCCGACCGGCTCGCGGACATCGCCGAGATCGAGGCGTGCCACAGCGTCGCGGGCGACGAGAACTACATCCTCAAGGTCCGGGTCGCCACCCCGATCGAGCTGGAGCACCTGCTCGGCCGGATCCGCAGCCAGGCCGGGGTCTCCACCCGCACCACCGTGGTCCTCTCCACGGCGTACGAGGCCCGGCCCCCGCACATCTGA
- a CDS encoding amidohydrolase gives MHHTSGAPAPLTAATPDHPPTGTVLLRGGFVYSPADPFATAMVVDGDTVAWVGSEGAADSFADGVDSVVQLEGALVTPAFTDAHVHTTATGLALTGLDLTGVRTLTEALARTAAHAAANPGDRVLLGHGWDETGWPERRPPTRAELDEAVGGRPVYLTRTDVHSAVVSSALLDLVPGVAELSGFDPRAPLTADAHHAARRAAYAAVTPGQRAAAQRAALRHAAAQGIGTLHECAGPDISSEDDLTGLLALAGDPEPGPRVFGYWAQAVSTPADLDRLHDLGAVGAGGDLFVDGSLGSRTAWLHAPYADAPHTGVAHLDHETVARHLTLCSQAGVQAGFHAIGDAAISAVVSGVRAAAEAVGLDRVRALRHRVEHAELMTDETIAAFAEFGLVASVQPAFDAAWGGADGMYAQRLGAERAAALNPFAAMTRAGVPLVLGSDSPVTPLDPWGAVRAAAFHRTPGHRISARAAFNAHTRGGWRAVGRDDAGVLVPGAPADYAVWRVGDLVVQTPDERVANWSTDPRSGTPGLPDLTPGGDLPTALRTVVGGRTVHARPNG, from the coding sequence ATGCACCACACCTCCGGGGCGCCGGCCCCCCTCACGGCAGCCACCCCTGACCACCCGCCGACCGGCACCGTGCTGCTGCGCGGGGGCTTCGTCTACAGCCCCGCCGACCCGTTCGCCACCGCCATGGTGGTGGACGGCGACACCGTCGCCTGGGTCGGTTCCGAAGGGGCCGCGGACTCCTTCGCCGACGGCGTCGATTCCGTCGTCCAGCTCGAAGGCGCCCTGGTCACCCCGGCGTTCACCGACGCCCATGTGCACACCACCGCGACCGGGCTCGCCCTCACCGGCCTCGACCTGACCGGCGTCCGCACCCTGACCGAGGCGCTGGCCCGTACCGCCGCACACGCCGCCGCCAACCCCGGCGACCGGGTGCTGCTCGGCCACGGCTGGGACGAGACCGGCTGGCCCGAGCGGCGCCCGCCGACCCGCGCCGAGCTGGACGAGGCGGTCGGCGGCCGGCCGGTCTATCTGACCCGCACCGATGTGCACTCCGCGGTGGTCAGCAGCGCCCTGCTCGACCTCGTCCCCGGGGTCGCCGAGCTGTCCGGCTTCGACCCGCGGGCGCCGCTGACCGCCGACGCCCACCACGCGGCGCGGCGGGCCGCGTACGCCGCCGTGACCCCCGGTCAGCGGGCCGCCGCCCAGCGGGCCGCGCTGCGGCACGCCGCCGCCCAGGGCATCGGCACCCTGCACGAGTGCGCGGGCCCCGACATCTCCTCCGAGGACGACCTGACCGGGCTGCTGGCCCTCGCCGGGGACCCGGAGCCGGGACCGCGGGTCTTCGGCTACTGGGCGCAGGCCGTGAGCACCCCCGCCGACCTGGACCGTCTCCATGACCTCGGCGCGGTCGGGGCGGGCGGCGACCTCTTCGTGGACGGCTCCCTCGGCTCCCGTACCGCCTGGCTGCACGCGCCCTACGCCGACGCCCCGCACACCGGCGTGGCCCACCTCGACCACGAGACCGTCGCCCGCCATCTGACGCTCTGCTCACAGGCCGGGGTCCAGGCCGGCTTCCACGCCATCGGCGACGCGGCGATCAGCGCGGTGGTCTCCGGCGTACGGGCCGCCGCCGAGGCCGTCGGGCTCGACCGGGTACGGGCGCTGCGGCACCGCGTGGAGCACGCCGAACTGATGACCGACGAGACGATCGCGGCCTTCGCCGAATTCGGCCTGGTCGCCTCCGTGCAGCCCGCCTTCGACGCGGCCTGGGGCGGCGCCGACGGCATGTACGCCCAGCGGCTCGGCGCCGAGCGGGCCGCCGCGCTCAACCCCTTCGCCGCCATGACCCGCGCGGGCGTGCCGCTGGTCCTAGGCTCCGACAGCCCAGTCACCCCGCTCGACCCGTGGGGCGCGGTACGGGCCGCCGCCTTCCACCGCACGCCCGGCCACCGCATCTCCGCCCGGGCCGCGTTCAACGCCCACACCCGCGGCGGCTGGCGGGCCGTCGGCCGCGACGACGCCGGCGTGCTCGTGCCCGGGGCGCCCGCCGACTACGCCGTCTGGCGGGTCGGCGACCTCGTGGTGCAGACACCCGACGAGCGGGTCGCCAACTGGTCCACCGACCCCCGCTCCGGCACCCCCGGCCTGCCCGATCTGACCCCGGGCGGTGATCTGCCGACCGCGCTGCGTACGGTGGTCGGCGGGCGTACGGTCCACGCGCGGCCGAACGGGTGA